CGGCCGGCTGGAAGAGCTGATGGGGCCGGCTGCCGGTTCCGCTCTGCCCTACATCCTCAACCTGCTTTCCCCGGAGGCAGTACCGGAATCGTACGCGCCGCGCATCGTTCATCTGACGCCGGCCGAACTGCAACAGCAAACTCTGCTCGCCCTGCGCGAGCTGTGGACGCACGCGGCACAGCGCCGGCCCCTGCTCTTCATCCTCGATGATGTGCACTGGATAGACCGTCCATCGCTGGATGTGCTCTTGTTCCTGATGGGCCTGGTGCCGACCGTGCCGCTCATTTTTTATGCCATTTCCCGGGCAGATGAAGGAAATGCGGCGCGGGAGATATCGGCGCAGGCCCAGGAGCGAATTCCCGAACGCTTCCTGCCCCTGCACCTCGGCCCACTCCCGCCGGCCGAGGTCGAACGCCTGCTCGACGAGCTTCTGGACGCGCCGGCACTGCCGGCCGAGTGGCGGCAGATCATCGTCAGCCGGGTGGAGGGCAACCCCTTCTTCCTGGAAGAGTTTGTGCGCATGATGATGGACCGACGCCTGCTGGTGCAGGACTCTGCCGGCCGCTGGAAGGCCGAGGGAGATACCGCCGGCCTGGAGGATGTCCCGCGCACCCTGCGCGGCCTCATCCTGGCGCGTGTGGATACGCTGGAGGAGCGCGCCCGCCACGTCCTGCAGTGCGCCTCGGTGATCGGCAGATCATTCTCCCAGCGACTGCTGGCGGAGGTAGTGGAAGTGCCGGCAGAGCTGTCCCGCGACCTGCACCTGCTCGGACAGCGCGGGCTGATTTTCCCGGAAGCGGATACGGCGGAAGAACGCTACACCTTCTCCCATGCCCTGACCCAGGAAGCGGTGTACGATACCCTGCTGAAGAAGCGCCGGCAGGCCCTGCATCGCGCCGTGGGACAGGCCATCGAGCGGCTGTATGCCGACCGGCTCGCGGAGCAGGTGGAACTGCTGGCCCATCATTTCTACCTGGGGGAGGAGCCGGCGCGGGCGTTCCATTATGCCATCCTGGCCGGCCAGCAGGCATCCGCGCGCTATGCCAACCGTGAGGCGCGTGCATATTACCAGCGAGCCTGGGAGCTGGCGGATGCCGCCGGCGCGACGCCGGCCCAGCGGGTCGCTGTCCTGGTGGGGATGGGGGATGCGGAGGGTTTCCTCGGCGCGTATGAAGCCGCCCGGCAGGCCTACCAGCAGGCCCACGCGCTGGCCGGCTCGCCGGCGGCGGGCCTGACGCCGGCAGAGCAGGCCGGCATCCTCCGCCGGATGGCGCGCGTCGAGGAGCGCCAGGGGAGTTACCCACAGGCAAGCTCCCTGCTCCACGCGGCGCTGGAACTGCTGGATGGCAGTACATCTCAGGATGCCGAGCAGGAGCGGGCGCGGGTGTACAGCGACCTGGGATGGGTGGCGTTCCGCCAGGGGCTGGCGGATGAGGCGTGGACATGGATGATGCGGGCGCTCGCTATCCTGGAGCCCTCGGATAACTGGCAGGACCTGGCCGCGGTGTACAACCGCATGGCCGGCGTCAGCTATCAACTGGGCGATTGGGAACGTGCGGCGGAATATGCGCGCAAGGGCCTGGAACTGCGCGAGCGCATCGGCTATACCTACGGCCTGTCCATGTCGTATAACAACCTGTCGGTGATCTATATGGCCGGCGGCGATTGGGAGCGCGGCATCCTGTACGCCGAAAAGAGCCTGGCGCTCAAACAGCAGATCGGCGATGTGGAGGGCGTGGGCATTTCCTTCAACAACCTGGGCATGGCGTATAAGGACCGCGGGGATCTGGACAGGGCGCGCCAGTATCTCCTGCAGGCCCTGGAAATCGCCCGTAAAATCCGCAATGCCAACCTGCTGGCCTCCGCGCTGGCCAACCTGGCCCATGTCTACCTGCTGGAAGGGCGCTGGGCGGATGGTGTCAGCTATGGGGAGGAGGCTCTGCGGGTGGCGGAGGAGTCCGGCTCCATCGAACAGCAGGTGGAGGCGCACTGCCTGTTGGCGGAGGGATGGCTGAGCGCCGGCGATCCCGAGCGCGCCGAACAGCATGTGGAACAGGCCCGGCATCTGGCCGAAGAGGGCGGTACCTGCTACGTGCTGGCGCTGGCGGCGCGAGCCGAGGGCAAATTGGCCCTCTGGCGAGGGGATGCCGCGCGTGCCCTCGATTCCTTGGAACGCAGTGCCGCCGGCTTTGCCGACCTGGGAAACCGGCTGGAACAATACCGCGCGCGGAACTGCCTGGGCCAGGCGC
The Anaerolineae bacterium DNA segment above includes these coding regions:
- a CDS encoding tetratricopeptide repeat protein; the encoded protein is MSRVCGQCGHDNPADVRYCERCAAPLANLCPACGFENPPGFKFCGNCGAHLASAQLGRAPADQLRRLQSLMPAQLVEKMLHQAEHLRGERRMVTVLFADLSGFTSISERLDPEDVYQLMDEVLRAFVEEIYRYEGTVDKFTGDGIMAIFGAPVAHEDDPERAVRAAIGMQNALDRMNRTIAGRYHVELKCRIGLNSGEVVVGGLGSDLRLDYTVMGDAVNVAARLQQAAEPGEILVSEDVFRATEPLFAYALVGDLRLKGKTEPVRAYRLLGERAQKGRQRGIRGLEAPLIGRQREFAQLKETLEGWITAREGGFILLTGEAGIGKSRLTSELLAGLAGRDVEIIRAGALSHTAGIGWWLTRELLRGYFGLGEGEGGSAMYHRVAGRLEELMGPAAGSALPYILNLLSPEAVPESYAPRIVHLTPAELQQQTLLALRELWTHAAQRRPLLFILDDVHWIDRPSLDVLLFLMGLVPTVPLIFYAISRADEGNAAREISAQAQERIPERFLPLHLGPLPPAEVERLLDELLDAPALPAEWRQIIVSRVEGNPFFLEEFVRMMMDRRLLVQDSAGRWKAEGDTAGLEDVPRTLRGLILARVDTLEERARHVLQCASVIGRSFSQRLLAEVVEVPAELSRDLHLLGQRGLIFPEADTAEERYTFSHALTQEAVYDTLLKKRRQALHRAVGQAIERLYADRLAEQVELLAHHFYLGEEPARAFHYAILAGQQASARYANREARAYYQRAWELADAAGATPAQRVAVLVGMGDAEGFLGAYEAARQAYQQAHALAGSPAAGLTPAEQAGILRRMARVEERQGSYPQASSLLHAALELLDGSTSQDAEQERARVYSDLGWVAFRQGLADEAWTWMMRALAILEPSDNWQDLAAVYNRMAGVSYQLGDWERAAEYARKGLELRERIGYTYGLSMSYNNLSVIYMAGGDWERGILYAEKSLALKQQIGDVEGVGISFNNLGMAYKDRGDLDRARQYLLQALEIARKIRNANLLASALANLAHVYLLEGRWADGVSYGEEALRVAEESGSIEQQVEAHCLLAEGWLSAGDPERAEQHVEQARHLAEEGGTCYVLALAARAEGKLALWRGDAARALDSLERSAAGFADLGNRLEQYRARNCLGQALVKLGRREEGRRLWGEALQVFEELGAERDADEVRRLLQETGDPAEKDCGKVVFR